A section of the Dehalococcoidia bacterium genome encodes:
- a CDS encoding methylmalonyl-CoA mutase family protein: MFDREALERIRAANLQWQQGPVAKTLKRGPEREQAFATSSGPVQRLYTPLDLAELDYVRDLGFPGEFPFTRGVQATMYRGRLWTMRQYAGFGTAEESNERFKYLLAEGQTGLSVAFDLPTQLGYDSDDPLALGEVGQVGVAIDSLRDMETLFDGIPLDRVSTSMTINAPAPVLVAMYAAVGEKQGVPLEKLAGTVQNDVLKEYVARGTYIYPPRPSLRLAADLIAYCAREIPQFNSISISGYHIREAGSTAVQEIAFTFANAMAYLDATLERGVSIDQVGQRISWIFNTHNHFFEEIAKYRALRRMWAHITHDRYGATDPRAMMLRTHTQTGGSTLQAQQPENNIVRAALQALAAVLGGVQSLALSCYDEALALPTEEAQRIALRTQQIIAHETGATDTVDPLAGSFFVEALTNELEQQAYALMDEVARAGGAVSAIESGWMQQAIQNASYAYQQDVETGKQVVVGVNRYRAEGEDPKLIFRVDPRLAAAQAKRLAAARGERDERVTQAAVANLSDAARGTDDLMPPIMAAVKAYATLGEICGALRGVFGDYQPPTVV; the protein is encoded by the coding sequence ATGTTCGATCGAGAGGCGCTTGAGCGCATTCGCGCGGCGAACCTGCAGTGGCAGCAGGGGCCAGTGGCGAAGACGCTGAAGCGCGGCCCGGAACGTGAGCAGGCCTTCGCCACCAGCTCCGGCCCTGTGCAGCGGCTGTATACGCCGCTCGACCTCGCCGAGCTGGACTACGTGCGCGACCTCGGCTTCCCCGGCGAGTTCCCCTTCACCCGCGGCGTGCAGGCGACGATGTACCGCGGCCGGCTGTGGACGATGCGCCAGTACGCCGGCTTCGGCACGGCCGAGGAGTCGAACGAGCGCTTCAAGTACCTGCTGGCCGAGGGCCAGACCGGCCTCTCCGTCGCCTTCGACCTGCCTACGCAGCTTGGCTACGACTCCGACGACCCGCTGGCGCTGGGCGAGGTCGGCCAGGTCGGCGTGGCGATCGACTCGCTGCGCGACATGGAGACGCTGTTCGACGGCATTCCGCTCGACCGCGTCTCGACCTCGATGACGATTAACGCGCCGGCGCCCGTGCTGGTCGCGATGTACGCCGCCGTGGGCGAGAAGCAGGGCGTGCCGCTGGAGAAGCTCGCCGGAACGGTGCAGAACGACGTGCTCAAGGAGTACGTGGCGCGCGGCACCTATATCTATCCGCCGCGGCCCTCGCTGCGCCTCGCCGCCGATCTGATCGCCTACTGCGCCCGCGAGATCCCGCAGTTCAACAGCATCTCGATCTCCGGCTACCACATCCGCGAGGCGGGCAGCACCGCCGTGCAGGAGATCGCCTTCACCTTCGCCAACGCCATGGCGTATCTCGACGCGACGCTGGAGCGCGGCGTCTCGATCGACCAGGTCGGCCAGCGCATCTCCTGGATCTTCAACACGCACAACCACTTCTTCGAGGAGATCGCCAAATATCGCGCCCTGCGCCGCATGTGGGCGCACATCACCCACGACCGCTACGGCGCGACGGACCCGCGGGCGATGATGCTGCGCACGCACACGCAGACCGGCGGCTCGACCTTGCAGGCGCAGCAGCCGGAGAACAACATCGTGCGCGCCGCGTTGCAGGCGCTGGCCGCGGTGCTGGGCGGCGTGCAGTCGCTGGCGCTTTCCTGCTACGACGAGGCGCTGGCGCTGCCGACCGAAGAGGCGCAGCGCATCGCCCTGCGCACGCAGCAGATCATCGCCCACGAAACGGGCGCCACGGACACGGTCGATCCGCTGGCCGGCTCGTTCTTCGTCGAGGCGCTGACCAACGAGCTGGAGCAGCAGGCCTACGCGCTGATGGACGAGGTGGCGCGGGCCGGCGGCGCGGTGAGCGCGATCGAGAGCGGCTGGATGCAGCAGGCGATCCAGAACGCGTCGTACGCCTACCAGCAGGATGTGGAGACCGGCAAGCAGGTGGTGGTCGGCGTCAACCGCTACCGCGCCGAAGGCGAAGACCCGAAGCTGATCTTCCGCGTCGATCCGCGCCTGGCCGCGGCGCAGGCGAAGCGCCTCGCCGCCGCCCGCGGCGAGCGCGACGAGCGGGTCACCCAGGCCGCCGTCGCCAACCTTAGCGACGCCGCGCGCGGCACGGACGACTTGATGCCGCCGATCATGGCCGCGGTGAAAGCGTACGCCACGCTGGGCGAGATCTGCGGCGCCCTGCGCGGCGTGTTCGGCGACTACCAGCCGCCCACCGTCGTCTGA
- the ccrA gene encoding crotonyl-CoA carboxylase/reductase, translating to MTTITARDLYPLGEAPPLGCVPTTMHAQLIRPERYGLPRTAFRHEVIDTPGIGPDDALVYVMAAGVNYNNVWAALGVPVDVIAARRKAGEPENFHIGGSDASGIVYAVGENVTNVRVGDEVVIHCGQWDVHAPEVLSGKDPMFSPSFRIWGYETNWGSFAQFTKVQAHQCMRKAPHLTWEEAAAPTLVGATAYRMLFGCPPHDVQPGDAVLVWGGAGGLGSMAIQLTALKGARPIAVVSNESKFAFCERLGAVGSINRTQFSHWGRLPDWTDTEAMAAFTNGARAFGKAIWDILGERRSPRIVFEHPGEGTIPTSIFVCDTGGMVVICAGTTGYNADVDLRYLWMRQKRLQGSHFANDEQANAFNDLVLQGKVDPCLSRVFSFDETGECHQLMYENCHPDGNMAILVGAPREGMKTVD from the coding sequence ATGACAACGATCACAGCCAGGGACCTGTATCCGCTTGGCGAGGCGCCGCCGCTGGGCTGCGTGCCGACGACGATGCACGCGCAACTGATTCGGCCGGAGCGGTACGGCCTGCCGCGCACCGCCTTCCGGCACGAGGTCATTGATACCCCCGGCATCGGTCCCGACGACGCGCTCGTCTACGTGATGGCGGCGGGGGTGAACTACAACAACGTCTGGGCCGCGCTGGGCGTCCCGGTCGACGTGATCGCTGCCCGGCGCAAGGCGGGCGAGCCGGAGAACTTCCACATCGGCGGCTCGGACGCCTCGGGCATTGTCTACGCCGTCGGTGAGAACGTCACCAACGTGCGGGTTGGCGACGAGGTCGTGATCCACTGCGGCCAGTGGGATGTCCACGCGCCCGAGGTGCTGAGCGGCAAGGATCCGATGTTCAGCCCCTCGTTCCGCATCTGGGGCTATGAGACGAACTGGGGCTCGTTTGCGCAGTTCACCAAAGTCCAGGCGCACCAGTGCATGCGGAAGGCGCCGCACCTGACCTGGGAGGAGGCGGCCGCGCCCACGCTCGTCGGCGCCACCGCCTACCGCATGCTGTTTGGCTGCCCGCCGCACGATGTGCAGCCCGGCGATGCTGTGCTGGTCTGGGGCGGGGCCGGCGGTCTCGGCTCGATGGCGATCCAGCTCACCGCGCTCAAGGGCGCCAGACCGATCGCCGTCGTCTCCAACGAGTCGAAGTTTGCGTTCTGTGAGCGCCTGGGCGCCGTTGGCAGTATCAACCGCACGCAGTTCTCGCACTGGGGCCGACTGCCGGACTGGACCGACACCGAGGCAATGGCGGCCTTCACCAACGGCGCTCGCGCCTTCGGCAAGGCGATCTGGGACATTCTGGGCGAACGGCGCAGCCCGCGCATCGTCTTCGAGCATCCCGGTGAGGGCACGATCCCGACCTCGATCTTCGTCTGCGATACCGGCGGCATGGTGGTGATCTGCGCCGGCACCACGGGCTACAACGCCGACGTCGACCTGCGCTACCTGTGGATGCGGCAGAAGCGGCTGCAAGGCTCGCACTTCGCCAACGACGAGCAGGCGAACGCGTTCAACGACCTCGTCCTGCAGGGGAAGGTCGATCCCTGCCTGTCGCGGGTCTTCTCCTTCGACGAGACCGGCGAGTGCCACCAGCTCATGTACGAGAACTGCCATCCAGACGGCAACATGGCGATCCTGGTCGGCGCGCCGCGCGAGGGCATGAAGACGGTAGACTGA
- a CDS encoding LuxR C-terminal-related transcriptional regulator → MPEPSAMRGRVQRSRRGAAPLPSAPNALIGREAELAVVCRHLTESGVRLVTLTGPAGVGKTRLALAVAEALRDAFDDVRFIALAPVTDPALALPAIAQALGVRDGHKPRTERLAAFLGGQHVLLVLDNFEQLLGAAPALADLLAACPRLTLLTTSRAALRLRWEQQLPVLPLGLPDRQHAADVAVVGSAPAVALFMERARAVRPEFALTADSAEAVAAICRRLDGVPLAIELAAARIAVLSPQSLLERLKASSEAAGPAGDGALSLLGAGARDLPERQQTLRRAIGWSYDLLSAREQALFRRLGVFVGGCTLEAAEAVAADVDGDVLEGISALIGASLLQRTELADGEVRLGMLELIRAFALEQLERAGELKATRSGHARYYLQFAETGRMALDGSEQALWLARIAREYDNLRAAFAYATDAADAGTLALGLVIALDRYWEMRGEYKEDRAWVEAALAGEPSEDRRILARARAQLGALALREGDVPTARAQFEQSLLLYRELADAQGTARTLSSLGIVAFAEDDVAAARALFAECEALCRELGDPAGLPMALNNRGVLEKVAGHHELAARCFRDCVELSRAGGQMRWLSLALVNLGWVLLALAEDVEARAATTEGVLLCQANGLHLVLAHGIAVFGLAAYGKQQGERAARLFGASAALLAATGSARVEPISMEVDRRAADLRMALGAEAFEAAWAEGSTMTADEAVALALSPDGRDTGITAAPAASSGRPESAGRGVSNAPAGAPPCGPGARLTRRELEVLRLASGGRTSKEIAQELVLSERTVENHLFRIYTRIGARGRAEAIAYAIRHGLA, encoded by the coding sequence ATGCCAGAACCATCTGCCATGCGCGGGCGAGTGCAGCGCTCACGACGCGGAGCCGCGCCGCTGCCCTCCGCGCCGAACGCGCTGATCGGGCGCGAGGCGGAGCTGGCGGTCGTCTGCCGGCACCTCACGGAGAGCGGGGTGCGGCTCGTCACGCTCACCGGCCCCGCGGGTGTCGGCAAGACGCGCCTGGCGCTGGCCGTGGCCGAGGCGCTGCGCGACGCCTTCGACGACGTGCGCTTCATCGCCCTCGCGCCGGTCACTGACCCAGCGCTTGCCCTGCCCGCCATCGCTCAGGCGCTGGGCGTGCGCGACGGGCACAAACCCCGAACCGAGCGCCTGGCCGCGTTCCTGGGCGGCCAGCACGTCTTACTCGTGCTCGACAACTTCGAACAGTTGCTCGGCGCCGCACCGGCGCTTGCCGATCTGCTGGCAGCCTGTCCGCGACTGACCCTGCTGACGACGAGCCGCGCCGCGCTGCGGCTGCGCTGGGAGCAGCAACTGCCGGTGCTGCCCCTCGGCCTGCCCGACCGGCAGCATGCCGCGGACGTCGCGGTGGTCGGCTCGGCGCCGGCCGTGGCGCTGTTCATGGAACGCGCCCGCGCCGTGCGGCCCGAGTTCGCGCTGACGGCGGACAGCGCTGAAGCCGTCGCGGCGATCTGCCGCCGCCTGGACGGGGTGCCGCTGGCGATCGAGCTGGCCGCCGCCAGGATCGCCGTGCTCTCGCCGCAGAGCCTGCTGGAACGGCTGAAGGCGTCGTCTGAGGCGGCGGGTCCGGCCGGTGACGGCGCCCTCTCGCTGCTCGGCGCGGGCGCCCGCGACCTGCCTGAACGCCAGCAGACGTTACGCCGGGCGATCGGCTGGAGCTACGATCTGCTCTCCGCTCGGGAGCAGGCGCTCTTCCGCCGGCTGGGCGTCTTCGTGGGCGGCTGCACGCTCGAGGCGGCCGAGGCGGTGGCCGCCGACGTGGACGGCGACGTGCTGGAGGGTATCTCTGCCCTGATCGGCGCCAGCCTGTTGCAACGCACGGAACTGGCCGACGGAGAGGTGCGCCTGGGCATGCTGGAGCTGATCCGCGCGTTTGCCCTTGAGCAGCTCGAACGCGCGGGCGAGTTGAAGGCGACGCGCAGCGGACATGCCCGCTACTACCTGCAGTTCGCCGAGACCGGGAGGATGGCGCTCGACGGCTCCGAGCAGGCGTTGTGGCTGGCGCGGATCGCGCGCGAATACGACAACCTGCGGGCGGCCTTCGCCTACGCCACCGACGCGGCCGATGCCGGAACGCTGGCCCTTGGCCTGGTGATCGCGCTCGACCGCTACTGGGAGATGCGCGGTGAGTACAAGGAGGACCGCGCCTGGGTGGAAGCAGCGCTCGCCGGCGAGCCGAGCGAAGATAGGCGGATCCTCGCTCGCGCCCGTGCGCAGCTGGGCGCGCTCGCGCTGCGCGAGGGCGATGTGCCAACCGCCCGCGCCCAGTTCGAGCAGAGCCTGCTGCTGTATCGCGAACTCGCCGACGCACAGGGCACGGCGCGCACGCTGAGCAGTCTGGGCATCGTCGCCTTCGCGGAAGACGATGTGGCCGCCGCTCGCGCGCTGTTCGCGGAGTGCGAGGCTCTCTGCCGCGAGCTCGGCGACCCCGCTGGCCTGCCGATGGCGCTGAACAACCGCGGCGTGCTGGAGAAGGTTGCCGGCCATCACGAACTCGCGGCCCGTTGCTTTCGTGACTGCGTGGAGCTCAGCCGTGCCGGCGGCCAGATGCGCTGGCTCAGCCTGGCGCTCGTCAACCTCGGCTGGGTGCTGCTGGCGCTCGCCGAAGACGTCGAGGCGCGAGCCGCCACCACCGAAGGCGTGCTGCTTTGCCAGGCGAACGGTCTGCATCTCGTGCTGGCGCACGGCATCGCCGTCTTCGGCCTCGCGGCGTACGGCAAGCAGCAGGGCGAGCGGGCCGCGCGGCTCTTCGGCGCCTCGGCGGCGCTGCTGGCGGCCACGGGCTCCGCCCGTGTTGAGCCGATCTCGATGGAGGTAGATCGCCGGGCGGCTGACCTGCGCATGGCGCTGGGCGCGGAAGCGTTCGAGGCCGCCTGGGCCGAGGGCAGCACCATGACCGCCGATGAAGCCGTGGCCCTCGCGCTTTCGCCCGACGGTCGCGACACAGGGATCACGGCTGCCCCGGCCGCATCATCCGGCCGGCCGGAAAGCGCGGGGCGCGGCGTCTCGAACGCGCCGGCCGGCGCGCCGCCCTGCGGACCCGGCGCCCGGCTCACGCGGCGCGAGCTGGAGGTGCTGCGCCTCGCCAGCGGCGGGCGCACCAGCAAAGAGATCGCACAGGAGCTGGTGCTGAGCGAGCGCACGGTCGAGAATCACCTCTTCCGCATTTACACGCGCATCGGCGCACGCGGCCGCGCCGAGGCGATCGCCTACGCCATCCGCCACGGCCTCGCCTGA
- a CDS encoding sulfurtransferase has product MTQQTVTPIEQRGYAHPEVLVSTDWVAQHLRDANVRIVEVNEDVLLYDTGHIPNAVKVDWQQHLNQPVRRDFIGSEAFARLMDQIGVKNDTTVVFYGDRNNWWACYAYWIFKLNGHDNVKVMDGGRKKWIDEGRELTKEVPSFSSSGYKAGRPNPAIRAFRDDVLAHIGGRENPKLGAGKALVDVRSPGEYSGELMHMADYPQEGTLRGGHIPGAESIPWAKAADPDTATFKGAAALREIYGGQGVTPEKDVIAYCRIGERSSHTWFVLHELLGYPQVRNYDGSWTEWGNGVGLPIER; this is encoded by the coding sequence ATGACACAGCAAACGGTCACCCCGATCGAGCAGCGGGGCTACGCCCATCCGGAGGTGCTGGTTTCCACCGACTGGGTGGCGCAGCACCTCCGCGATGCCAACGTGCGCATCGTGGAGGTCAACGAGGACGTGCTGCTGTACGACACCGGCCACATTCCCAACGCGGTGAAGGTGGATTGGCAGCAGCATCTGAACCAGCCGGTGCGGCGCGACTTCATCGGATCGGAGGCGTTCGCGCGGCTGATGGACCAGATCGGCGTGAAGAACGACACGACCGTCGTCTTCTACGGCGACCGCAACAACTGGTGGGCTTGCTACGCCTACTGGATCTTCAAGCTCAACGGGCATGACAACGTGAAGGTCATGGACGGCGGTCGCAAGAAGTGGATCGACGAGGGGCGCGAGCTGACGAAGGAGGTGCCGTCTTTCAGCAGCAGCGGCTACAAGGCCGGCAGGCCGAACCCTGCGATCCGCGCCTTCCGCGACGACGTGCTCGCCCACATCGGCGGGCGGGAGAACCCGAAGCTGGGCGCCGGCAAAGCGCTGGTGGACGTGCGCTCGCCGGGCGAGTATTCGGGCGAGCTGATGCACATGGCAGACTATCCGCAGGAAGGCACGCTGCGCGGCGGCCATATCCCCGGCGCCGAGAGCATCCCCTGGGCGAAGGCGGCCGATCCCGATACGGCGACCTTCAAGGGCGCCGCGGCGCTGCGCGAAATCTACGGCGGCCAGGGCGTGACGCCGGAGAAGGATGTGATCGCCTACTGCCGCATCGGTGAGCGGAGCAGCCACACCTGGTTCGTGCTGCACGAGCTTCTGGGCTACCCGCAGGTGCGCAACTACGACGGCAGCTGGACCGAGTGGGGCAACGGCGTCGGCCTGCCGATCGAAAGGTAG
- a CDS encoding isocitrate lyase/PEP mutase family protein yields MADSASRRLRELLAGPEIVQAPGAYDALSARIVEAAGFPVVYMTGFGSSAGLLGRPDVGLLSAAEMVENARRMAAAISVPLIADADTGYGNPLNVMRTVELYEAAGVAGLHIEDQVAPKKCGHMEGKQVVPAEEMAQKLRAAVHARRDPDFLIIARTDARAVLGLDEALRRGRLYAEAGADMLFIEAPENEAECRAVGEAFAGGPPLLFNWADSGKTPPLPLAQIQSFGYKLVIYPISALLAATRAMQRVVETIKRTGTPASFNGEMLTFPQFNEFIGLPAVRELEREFVERA; encoded by the coding sequence GTGGCTGATTCGGCGAGCAGGCGCCTGCGCGAGCTGTTGGCCGGGCCGGAGATCGTGCAGGCGCCGGGGGCCTACGACGCGCTCAGCGCCCGTATCGTCGAGGCGGCGGGCTTTCCCGTCGTCTACATGACGGGCTTCGGCAGCTCGGCGGGGCTTTTGGGCCGGCCCGACGTGGGCCTGCTCTCCGCCGCCGAGATGGTGGAGAACGCCCGCCGCATGGCCGCCGCCATCTCCGTGCCGCTGATCGCCGACGCCGACACCGGCTACGGCAACCCGCTCAACGTGATGCGCACGGTGGAGCTGTACGAGGCGGCGGGGGTGGCCGGCCTGCACATCGAGGACCAGGTGGCGCCGAAGAAGTGCGGGCACATGGAAGGCAAGCAGGTGGTGCCCGCCGAGGAGATGGCGCAGAAGCTGCGCGCCGCCGTGCACGCCCGCCGCGACCCGGATTTCCTGATCATCGCCCGCACCGACGCCCGCGCCGTGCTGGGCCTCGACGAGGCGCTGCGCCGCGGCCGCCTGTACGCCGAAGCCGGCGCGGACATGCTCTTCATCGAGGCGCCGGAGAACGAGGCCGAGTGCCGCGCCGTGGGCGAGGCGTTCGCCGGCGGGCCGCCGCTGCTGTTTAACTGGGCGGACAGCGGCAAGACGCCGCCGCTGCCGCTGGCGCAGATCCAGTCCTTCGGCTACAAGCTGGTGATCTACCCGATCAGCGCGTTGCTGGCGGCCACGCGGGCGATGCAGCGTGTGGTGGAAACGATCAAGCGCACGGGCACGCCCGCGTCCTTCAACGGCGAGATGCTGACCTTTCCCCAGTTCAACGAGTTCATCGGCCTGCCCGCCGTGCGCGAGCTGGAGCGCGAGTTCGTGGAGCGGGCGTAG
- a CDS encoding DUF3500 domain-containing protein: MATTAKSGTAELAARMAEAAANLLAALSSEQRAKAAFGFPDEEERRRWYYTPTDHGGLTLGAMTPAQQQQTLRLVASGLSVPGYNVASTIIGLENVLDQSEGWRVRFMRDRDPNGRGRDPLLYYISIFGEPGGTAAWGWRFGGHHISLHYTVVDGGIVATLPSFFGANPAEAPLVGPGTLRPLAGEEDLGRELLHALDAEQRAVAVIAPAAPWDLVIGNRPTVAEGMTPPLGWEIFREQYDDAGMEERRRRHERTIAALGVTAEQIEAFRYSKTAKGLPAARMNAAQKQLLAALLHQYTDRMPEEIAARERERVSGVLDQVSFAWAGGAERRQPHYYRLQGPRLLVEYDNTQDGANHIHSVWRDPEGDFGADLLAQHYAVSH; this comes from the coding sequence ATGGCGACCACGGCGAAGAGCGGCACGGCAGAGCTGGCGGCGCGCATGGCGGAGGCGGCGGCGAATCTGCTCGCCGCGCTCTCGTCCGAACAGCGGGCGAAGGCGGCCTTCGGCTTTCCCGACGAAGAGGAGCGTCGGCGCTGGTACTACACGCCGACCGATCACGGCGGCCTGACGCTGGGAGCGATGACGCCGGCGCAGCAGCAGCAGACGCTGCGGCTGGTGGCGAGCGGCCTCAGCGTGCCGGGCTACAACGTGGCCAGCACGATCATCGGCCTGGAGAACGTGCTGGACCAGAGCGAAGGCTGGCGCGTGCGCTTCATGCGCGACCGCGACCCCAACGGCCGCGGGCGCGACCCGCTGCTGTACTACATCAGCATCTTCGGTGAGCCCGGCGGCACGGCGGCCTGGGGCTGGCGCTTCGGCGGCCATCACATCTCCCTGCATTACACCGTCGTGGACGGCGGCATCGTCGCGACGCTGCCCAGCTTCTTCGGCGCCAACCCGGCCGAGGCGCCGCTGGTCGGCCCCGGCACGCTGCGCCCGCTCGCCGGCGAGGAAGACCTGGGGCGCGAGCTGCTGCACGCGCTCGACGCCGAGCAGCGCGCCGTCGCGGTGATCGCGCCCGCGGCGCCCTGGGATCTCGTCATCGGCAACCGGCCCACGGTGGCAGAGGGCATGACGCCGCCGCTGGGCTGGGAGATCTTCCGCGAGCAGTACGACGATGCGGGAATGGAGGAGCGCCGCCGCCGGCACGAGCGCACGATCGCGGCGCTGGGCGTCACCGCCGAGCAGATCGAGGCGTTCCGCTACTCGAAGACGGCGAAGGGGCTGCCGGCCGCGCGCATGAACGCGGCCCAGAAGCAGCTGCTGGCCGCGCTGCTGCACCAGTACACGGACCGCATGCCCGAGGAGATCGCGGCGCGCGAGCGCGAGCGCGTGAGCGGCGTGCTCGATCAGGTGTCGTTCGCCTGGGCGGGCGGAGCGGAGCGGCGGCAGCCGCACTACTACCGGCTGCAGGGTCCGCGCCTGCTGGTGGAGTACGACAACACGCAGGACGGCGCCAACCACATCCACTCGGTCTGGCGCGACCCGGAGGGCGACTTCGGCGCCGACCTGCTGGCGCAGCACTACGCCGTGTCGCACTGA
- a CDS encoding aromatic ring-hydroxylating dioxygenase subunit alpha, with protein MALDFRRNPAARFINMDEGTVAREIFVSDEIYRQEQEQIFARAWLFVGHESQIPNAGDYFVSCMGEESVILTRDSDLSIHVLLNTCTHRGMKVCRYDEGNTGSFTCPYHGWSFGVDGQLVSTPGELIGVPHFRDAYYSELDKSKWGLVQVPQMANYKGTIWATWAKDAPPFLEYIGGYKLYLDQLLDGRDGREGGSEVLGGVQKWQIPCNWKFAAENFAGDAYHNISHRSVDVVGIGPSGKGRRDSEWEATKRYQASFPEFGHSCLVYQQQTDVPYTATYQDTPIVEEYMRHCYEERQRRLGEAARILGSVGTVFPNMTYLARQPRSIGIWHPRAATRCEGWRWFLVDKDAPQEVKDVLRHYYIRYSGPAGLTEQDDMENWNYATAASRGTIARRLPYNYQMGMGHEYTNGPLPGRLSPAFSEQAQRGFYGRWAQYMDARDWGDL; from the coding sequence ATGGCGCTCGACTTCCGGCGCAACCCGGCGGCACGCTTCATCAATATGGACGAGGGCACCGTCGCCCGCGAGATCTTTGTCTCCGACGAGATTTACCGGCAGGAGCAGGAGCAGATCTTCGCCCGCGCCTGGCTGTTCGTCGGCCACGAGAGCCAGATCCCCAACGCCGGCGACTATTTCGTCTCCTGCATGGGCGAGGAGAGCGTGATCCTCACACGCGACTCCGACCTGTCGATCCACGTGCTGCTCAATACCTGCACGCACCGCGGCATGAAGGTCTGCCGCTACGACGAGGGCAACACCGGCAGCTTCACCTGCCCCTACCACGGCTGGAGCTTCGGCGTCGACGGCCAGCTCGTCAGTACGCCCGGCGAGCTGATCGGCGTGCCGCACTTCCGCGACGCCTACTATTCCGAGCTGGACAAGTCCAAGTGGGGCCTCGTGCAGGTGCCGCAGATGGCGAACTACAAGGGCACGATCTGGGCGACCTGGGCGAAGGACGCGCCGCCGTTCCTCGAGTACATCGGCGGCTACAAGCTGTATCTCGACCAGTTGCTCGACGGCCGCGACGGGCGCGAGGGCGGCTCCGAGGTGCTGGGCGGCGTGCAGAAGTGGCAGATCCCCTGCAACTGGAAGTTCGCCGCGGAGAACTTCGCCGGCGACGCCTACCACAACATCAGCCACCGCTCGGTGGACGTGGTCGGCATCGGCCCCAGCGGCAAGGGCCGGCGTGACAGCGAGTGGGAGGCGACGAAACGCTACCAGGCCTCGTTCCCGGAGTTCGGCCATAGCTGTCTCGTCTACCAGCAGCAGACGGACGTGCCCTACACGGCGACCTACCAGGACACGCCGATTGTCGAGGAGTACATGCGCCACTGCTACGAGGAGCGGCAGCGTCGACTGGGCGAGGCGGCGCGCATTCTCGGCAGCGTCGGCACCGTCTTCCCCAACATGACCTATCTCGCCCGCCAGCCGCGCAGCATCGGCATCTGGCACCCGCGCGCCGCGACCAGGTGCGAGGGCTGGCGCTGGTTCCTGGTGGACAAGGACGCGCCGCAGGAGGTCAAGGACGTGCTGCGGCACTACTACATTCGCTACTCCGGTCCTGCCGGCCTGACCGAGCAGGACGACATGGAGAATTGGAACTACGCGACGGCGGCCAGCCGCGGCACGATCGCGCGGCGCCTGCCCTACAACTACCAGATGGGCATGGGCCACGAATACACGAACGGCCCGCTGCCCGGCCGCCTCTCGCCCGCCTTCAGCGAGCAGGCGCAGCGTGGCTTCTACGGTCGCTGGGCGCAGTACATGGACGCGCGCGACTGGGGGGACTTGTAG
- a CDS encoding PH domain-containing protein — MIFQPPRSRGAAIALLLAALAAALGIALLVRGLTLHVTFGQLLCYTFAAVLLALAALLGYWGWAGAMLRYELRGGALSIHWGLVEHVVPLASIERVVLGRHLPLPAVDGLRLPGLLIGRAAVSRVGAATVYARGNSPEQMVYLVASAGAVGLSLSDAQPFVRALQQAQAEQDSTAVAPGLRRDGVARFGGLLADARARLLTGAALLLAWLSAAVVYARYQGRPAALTLHFPPTEPAHLASRAELLHIPESAIAWCAAALLLALFLVGRARPAAFMLLTGAVIGGAIFLIAALGAVG; from the coding sequence GTGATCTTCCAGCCGCCGCGCAGCCGCGGCGCCGCCATCGCCCTGCTGTTAGCCGCGCTGGCGGCGGCGCTGGGCATCGCCCTGCTGGTACGCGGCCTCACGCTGCATGTGACCTTCGGACAGTTGCTCTGCTACACCTTTGCGGCGGTGCTGCTGGCGCTGGCGGCGCTGCTGGGCTACTGGGGCTGGGCGGGCGCCATGCTGCGCTACGAGCTGCGCGGCGGCGCGCTTTCGATCCACTGGGGACTGGTCGAGCACGTCGTGCCGCTGGCCTCGATCGAGCGCGTGGTGCTGGGCCGCCACCTGCCGCTGCCCGCGGTCGACGGCCTGCGCCTGCCGGGGCTGCTGATCGGCCGCGCCGCGGTCAGCAGGGTGGGCGCAGCCACGGTGTACGCACGCGGCAACTCGCCCGAGCAGATGGTCTATCTCGTAGCCTCCGCCGGCGCCGTCGGCCTGAGCCTGAGCGACGCGCAGCCGTTCGTACGGGCGCTGCAGCAGGCGCAGGCCGAGCAGGACAGCACGGCGGTTGCCCCCGGACTGCGCCGTGACGGCGTCGCGCGCTTCGGCGGCCTACTCGCCGACGCACGGGCGCGGCTGCTGACTGGAGCGGCGCTGCTGCTCGCCTGGCTGAGCGCGGCGGTGGTCTACGCGCGCTACCAGGGCCGGCCGGCCGCGCTCACGCTGCACTTCCCGCCGACCGAGCCGGCGCACCTGGCATCGCGCGCCGAACTGCTGCACATCCCCGAGAGCGCGATCGCCTGGTGCGCGGCCGCGCTGCTGCTGGCGCTGTTCCTCGTCGGCCGGGCGCGCCCGGCGGCGTTCATGCTGCTGACCGGCGCCGTGATCGGCGGCGCGATCTTCCTCATCGCCGCCCTCGGCGCTGTCGGCTAG